Within Pseudomonas paeninsulae, the genomic segment GCATCGAGTTGTTCAGCGAGAAGCCGATACCGGCCGCCGCCCAGCCCGAGTAGCTGTTGAGCATCGACACCACCACCGGCATGTCGGCGCCACCGATCGGGATGATGATCAGCACGCCGATGACGAACGCCAACGCCAGCAGCAGGGCGAAGGCGCCGAGGTTGCCGGTCAGGGTGAACACCAGGCCGAGGCCGAGAATCGCCAGGCCGATCGCCAGGTTGAGCTTGTGCTGACCGACGAACTGCACCGGTGCGCCCTGGAACAGGCGGAACTTGTATTTGCCCGACAGTTTGCCGAAGGCGATCACCGAACCGGAGAAGGTGATGGCGCCGATGGCCGCACCGAGAAACAGCTCCAGGCGGTTACCGGCCGGGATCGGATCGCCGAGGCTGGCGACTATGCCCAGCGACTGCGGTTCGACCACCGCGGCAATCGCGATGAACACCGCGGCCAGGCCGATCATGCTGTGCATGAAGGCGACCAGCTCGGGCATCTTGGTCATTTCCACGCGCTTGGCCATCAGGGTGCCAACGCTGCCGCCGACCAGCAGGCCGAAGATGACGAAGCCGAGGCCCTGGGTGGCCAGTTCGCTGCCGAGTTTGTAGACCAGGCCGACGGTGGTGAGGATGGCCAGGCCCATGCCGAGCATGCCGAACAGGTTGCCGCGCCGCGACGACGTCGGGTGCGACAGGCCCTTGAGCGCCTGGATAAAGCAGATCGAGGCGACGAGATAGAGAACAGTGATCAGGTTCATACTCATGGTCAGTGCTTCTCCACTGGTGCGGCAGCCGATGCTGCTTTAGGCGCCTTCTTCTTGAACATTTCCAGCATGCGCCGGGTGACCAGGAAACCACCGAACACGTTGACTGCGGCCAGGGCCACGGCCAGGGTGCCCATGGTCTTGCCCAGCGGGGTGACGGTCAGCGCCGCTGCCAGCATGGCGCCGACGATGACGATCGCGGAAATCGCATTGGTCACCGCCATCAACGGGGTGTGCAGGGCCGGGGTGACGTTCCAGACCACGTGGTAGCCGATATAGATGGCCAGTACGAAGATGATCAGGTTGTAGATACCGTCGGAAATCATATCCATGGTTGTTCTCCCCTTAGCCGTTGGTTCGTACGACTTGACCGCCCGTGCACATCAGGCACGCGGCGACGATGTCGTCTTCGAGGTTGAGGTGGAACTGAGCATCCTTGTCGATGACCAGCTTGAGGAAGTCCAGCAGGTTGCGCGCGTACAGCGCCGAAGCGTCTGCAGGCACCATGGCCGCCAGGTTGCTGTGGCCGACCAGGGTCACGCCATGCTGCACCACCACCTGTTCGGCGACGGTCAGCGGGCAGTTGCCGCCTTGCGCAGCGGCCAGGTCGATGATCACCGA encodes:
- a CDS encoding NAD(P)(+) transhydrogenase (Re/Si-specific) subunit beta, with protein sequence MSMNLITVLYLVASICFIQALKGLSHPTSSRRGNLFGMLGMGLAILTTVGLVYKLGSELATQGLGFVIFGLLVGGSVGTLMAKRVEMTKMPELVAFMHSMIGLAAVFIAIAAVVEPQSLGIVASLGDPIPAGNRLELFLGAAIGAITFSGSVIAFGKLSGKYKFRLFQGAPVQFVGQHKLNLAIGLAILGLGLVFTLTGNLGAFALLLALAFVIGVLIIIPIGGADMPVVVSMLNSYSGWAAAGIGFSLNNSMLIIAGSLVGSSGAILSYIMCKAMNRSFFNVILGGFGGATNVTGPATDKEARPVKSGSADDAAFLLTNADTVIIVPGYGLAVARAQHALMELAEKLSHRGVTVKYAIHPVAGRMPGHMNVLLAEAEVPYEQVFEMDDINSEFGQADVVLVLGANDVVNPAAKNDPQSPIAGMPILEAYKAKTVIVNKRSMASGYAGLDNELFYLDKTMMVFGDAKKVIEDMVKAVD
- a CDS encoding NAD(P) transhydrogenase subunit alpha encodes the protein MDMISDGIYNLIIFVLAIYIGYHVVWNVTPALHTPLMAVTNAISAIVIVGAMLAAALTVTPLGKTMGTLAVALAAVNVFGGFLVTRRMLEMFKKKAPKAASAAAPVEKH